The Solea solea chromosome 19, fSolSol10.1, whole genome shotgun sequence genome has a window encoding:
- the LOC131446405 gene encoding ADP-ribosylation factor-like protein 3: MGLLSILRRLTQSPEQEVRLLLLGLDNAGKTTLLKQMAAEDISHITPTQGFNIKSVQSSGFKLNVWDIGGQRKIRPYWRNYFENTDVLIYVIDSSDKKRFDETSLELAELLEEEKLAAVPLLIFANKQDLMTASPVCELAESLNLHTIRDRMWQVQACSAVTAEGLQDGMNWVCRNIKFRKK; the protein is encoded by the exons GGCCTGTTGTCAATCCTCCGGAGGCTGACGCAGTCACCAGAACAGGAGGTGCGCTTACTATTGTTAGGTCTGGACAACGCTGGAAAGACCACGCTGCTGAAACAGATGGCGGCTGAGGATATCAGCCACATCACCCCAACTCAA GGCTTCAATATAAAGAGTGTTCAGTCTTCGGGCTTCAAGCTCAATGTCTGGGACATTGGAGGCCAACGCAAGATCCGCCCGTACTGGAGGAACTATTTTGAGAACACGGATGTGCTG ATctatgtgattgacagctcagaCAAGAAAAGGTTTGACGAGACAAGTCTA GAGCTGGCTGAGctcctggaggaggagaagcttgcTGCAGTGCCACTCCTCATCTTTGCTAACAAGCAAGACTTGATGACCGCCTCGCCGGTCTGCGAGCTGGCGGAGAGTCTCAACCTGCACACTATCCGTGATCGCATGTGGCAGGTCCAGGCCTGCTCAGCTGTCACTGCCGAAGGACTTCAG gatgGCATGAACTGGGTTTGCAGAAATATAAAATTTCGGAAAAAATAA